In a genomic window of Flammeovirga agarivorans:
- a CDS encoding DUF5723 family protein encodes MKLKKYILLTFSLMALAHWSSAQQINTLYFMNSVPQNTKLNPGKQSEAKWAVAFPVTNMGLNVFNGVSLNDVTYRSNDSTILDIDGLLDKLEDTNRQMSMLNSEVFGLYFQKYKWGVNLRVNYTNIEHLTYSKGLFNTVLKGPASQEVLGNPQPLESVAKVFGFMDVAIGGNYRINDKLVVGMTAKVLFGSHNVNAKLNGQIYQDDEANLPLVLNGNIELASNGLGDIVDEEGSVTIDGDNIAEDIATFKNVGFAIDLGATYQFSDKLSFEASALNLGTIFWKDDTNYNYNASLDSINYDGMDPVSLINGNADNPFPSIGDSLNFVDVAGEAPGNTPLPTIVNLAATYEFWDRATAGALFSQMFYEGEYYPSFTLSADKQFGKFFGFGLSYTADKFNAFNLGGMISVGFPGLQVYVLSDNILSAAIQYDKARAANLRFGINLPFGDVEKDDMPNSLKKRMSNRRRR; translated from the coding sequence ATGAAACTTAAAAAATATATATTACTCACTTTTTCTCTAATGGCTTTAGCACATTGGAGTTCGGCACAGCAGATAAATACATTGTATTTCATGAATAGTGTGCCACAAAACACAAAACTTAATCCAGGTAAACAATCTGAAGCAAAGTGGGCTGTAGCATTTCCTGTAACTAACATGGGACTGAATGTTTTCAATGGCGTTAGTTTGAATGATGTTACTTACAGAAGCAATGACTCGACCATTTTAGATATCGATGGCTTGTTAGATAAATTGGAAGATACTAACCGCCAAATGTCGATGTTAAACTCAGAAGTGTTTGGCTTGTATTTCCAAAAATATAAGTGGGGTGTTAACCTGAGAGTGAATTACACTAACATTGAACACCTAACTTATTCAAAAGGATTGTTCAATACAGTATTAAAAGGACCTGCTTCTCAAGAAGTATTAGGCAATCCGCAACCATTAGAATCAGTAGCTAAGGTTTTTGGTTTTATGGATGTAGCGATTGGAGGTAATTATAGAATCAACGATAAATTAGTAGTGGGTATGACGGCTAAAGTATTGTTTGGTTCACATAATGTCAATGCAAAATTGAATGGTCAGATCTATCAAGACGATGAAGCAAACTTACCTTTAGTATTAAATGGTAATATTGAACTTGCTTCTAATGGCTTAGGTGATATTGTTGATGAAGAAGGTAGTGTAACTATCGATGGAGACAATATTGCAGAAGATATTGCTACATTTAAAAATGTAGGTTTTGCCATAGACTTAGGTGCTACTTATCAGTTTAGTGATAAACTATCTTTCGAAGCATCAGCGTTGAACTTAGGTACAATATTCTGGAAGGACGATACCAACTATAATTACAATGCTTCATTAGATTCTATCAATTATGATGGTATGGATCCTGTAAGTTTAATCAATGGTAATGCTGATAATCCATTTCCTAGTATTGGAGATTCATTAAATTTTGTTGATGTAGCAGGCGAAGCACCAGGTAATACACCATTACCAACTATCGTAAACCTTGCGGCAACCTATGAATTTTGGGATAGAGCTACAGCTGGAGCATTATTCTCTCAAATGTTTTACGAAGGAGAATATTATCCAAGTTTTACACTTTCTGCGGATAAGCAGTTTGGTAAATTCTTCGGCTTTGGCTTAAGTTATACAGCAGATAAATTCAATGCTTTTAACCTTGGTGGTATGATTTCAGTTGGCTTCCCAGGTTTACAAGTTTATGTGTTATCTGATAATATTTTGAGTGCTGCTATTCAATATGATAAAGCAAGAGCGGCTAACTTAAGGTTCGGTATTAACTTACCTTTTGGTGACGTAGAAAAAGACGATATGCCCAACTCTTTAAAAAAGAGAATGAGCAACAGAAGAAGACGATAA
- a CDS encoding pyridoxal phosphate-dependent aminotransferase, with translation MRQKLLRDGANELSYEIRGIVKKADLLKKEGRRIYWENIGDPIQKNGSMPEWMREIIGGLINENETFGYCHSKGVLETREYLAEKTNELNGVQIDANDILFFNGLGDAISKLYQFLVPTSRIIGPSPAYSTHSSAEAAHANTTPLTYKLDPENNWYPDMDDLYLKIKYNPNIVGILIINPDNPTGMVYPREILDRFVEIAKEFNLFLVSDEIYANVTYNGAKAITLAEYIGNVPGIALKGISKEFPWPGSRCGWMEYYNRSSDPQFNALCQTLDNAKMIEVCSTKLPQMAIPRIMKDPRYLPYRKEANDAIGKRAEIIASLLGDLPQLTFNKTYGAFYNTIIFKKGMLKAGQSLKIDDPKIAAMRDEWVQEEMPFDKQFVYNLLAAKGVCVVPISSFCSELEGFRVTLLEENEELLKETFTHIREAVIEYCS, from the coding sequence ATGAGACAAAAATTATTAAGGGATGGAGCTAATGAACTTAGCTATGAAATCCGAGGAATTGTAAAAAAGGCTGACCTACTCAAAAAAGAAGGTAGAAGAATTTATTGGGAAAACATCGGTGATCCAATTCAGAAAAACGGTAGTATGCCGGAATGGATGCGAGAGATTATTGGTGGCCTGATCAATGAAAACGAAACTTTTGGGTACTGTCACTCTAAAGGTGTTCTTGAGACGAGAGAATACTTAGCAGAAAAAACAAATGAATTAAATGGTGTTCAAATTGATGCCAATGACATTCTCTTTTTTAATGGCCTAGGTGATGCCATTTCCAAATTATATCAGTTCTTGGTTCCTACATCAAGAATTATTGGTCCTTCACCAGCTTACTCAACACACTCATCCGCCGAAGCCGCCCACGCCAACACTACGCCTCTTACTTACAAGTTGGATCCAGAAAACAATTGGTATCCTGATATGGACGATTTGTATCTTAAGATCAAATACAATCCTAATATTGTAGGTATTCTAATTATCAACCCAGATAACCCAACAGGTATGGTTTATCCAAGGGAGATTCTAGATCGATTTGTCGAGATTGCTAAAGAATTCAATTTGTTCTTAGTATCCGATGAGATTTACGCAAATGTGACCTATAATGGTGCGAAAGCCATCACTTTGGCTGAATATATTGGAAATGTTCCTGGTATAGCTTTAAAAGGTATTTCTAAGGAATTTCCATGGCCAGGATCTCGATGTGGTTGGATGGAATATTATAACCGTTCAAGCGATCCACAATTCAATGCATTGTGCCAGACATTAGACAATGCTAAGATGATTGAGGTATGTTCTACAAAACTTCCTCAAATGGCTATCCCTAGAATAATGAAAGATCCTCGTTACCTTCCTTATCGAAAAGAAGCGAATGATGCAATTGGAAAGCGTGCTGAAATTATTGCTAGTCTATTGGGTGATTTACCTCAACTGACTTTTAATAAAACGTATGGTGCATTTTACAATACAATCATCTTCAAAAAAGGGATGTTGAAAGCAGGACAATCATTAAAAATTGATGATCCTAAAATTGCTGCAATGAGAGATGAATGGGTTCAAGAAGAAATGCCTTTTGATAAACAATTTGTTTACAACTTATTGGCTGCTAAAGGGGTTTGTGTTGTTCCTATATCTTCATTTTGTTCGGAATTAGAAGGATTCAGGGTAACTCTTCTTGAAGAGAATGAAGAGCTTCTAAAAGAGACATTCACACATATCAGAGAAGCTGTAATTGAGTATTGCAGTTAG
- a CDS encoding caspase family protein, whose translation MRSSILLLLILISSQKIYAQKSIAILPYTQENESFCDSYFLYNNRVVVQSIEEVFRYNGFNVINTYAPMMEIKSKNSCDLSNKELRHLLLGGWQNVYVDVSYKFNKTIEGNYLDLYLLVKDATSGNTTVAFKKTSSTRFSYELKSFVSEIMNAYFSTFLEEYNWAKSSGKNIDLSTLNIPSIAPATPKKTTSTTTNEVVVPISKSKEEKTVDNYPLSDVDKDIPSWDKVNKDAVAVIIGNKNYRHNDVPKVDYAINDAKTMKEYLVKMYGFQEGNIIYLEDATQADFNAVFGIKGNGKGKLFNYVKPNASDVFVYYSGHGAPNPETQQGYFVPVDTDPSLIQFNGYALSTFYENLGQVPYKSLTVVIDACFSGSSDGGMLLKSISPVFIKTENKVLKDDNAVIFSSAASEQVSSWYDENYHSMFTYFFLKGLQGAADKNKDKKITVEEMKNYLSSEVSYMARRLHNRTQTPETIGNLNKTLYSN comes from the coding sequence ATGAGATCCTCAATTCTACTACTTCTTATTCTTATATCATCACAAAAAATTTATGCTCAAAAAAGCATTGCTATTCTCCCCTACACACAAGAGAATGAATCTTTCTGTGATTCTTATTTTTTATATAACAATAGAGTAGTAGTACAAAGTATTGAAGAAGTGTTTCGATATAATGGCTTTAATGTCATTAATACTTATGCACCAATGATGGAAATTAAATCCAAAAACTCTTGCGATTTATCCAACAAAGAGTTGAGGCATTTACTATTAGGCGGGTGGCAAAATGTATATGTTGATGTTTCTTATAAATTCAATAAAACTATAGAAGGTAATTACTTAGATTTATACCTTTTAGTAAAAGATGCTACTTCTGGAAATACAACTGTAGCTTTCAAAAAGACATCATCAACTCGGTTTTCTTATGAACTCAAGTCTTTTGTTTCTGAAATAATGAATGCGTATTTTTCAACATTTTTAGAAGAATACAATTGGGCAAAATCAAGTGGTAAGAATATTGATTTGTCAACACTAAATATCCCTTCAATTGCTCCAGCAACTCCGAAGAAAACAACTTCGACGACTACGAATGAAGTAGTTGTTCCAATATCAAAAAGTAAAGAAGAAAAGACTGTGGACAACTACCCTTTAAGTGATGTCGACAAGGACATTCCTTCTTGGGATAAAGTAAATAAAGACGCCGTTGCTGTGATCATTGGTAATAAAAACTATAGACACAATGATGTTCCAAAAGTAGACTATGCAATCAATGACGCTAAAACTATGAAAGAATATCTTGTAAAGATGTATGGTTTCCAAGAGGGAAATATCATTTATTTAGAGGATGCTACACAGGCTGATTTCAATGCTGTTTTTGGTATTAAAGGTAATGGAAAAGGCAAGCTTTTTAATTATGTCAAACCCAATGCATCAGATGTCTTTGTTTACTACTCTGGCCATGGTGCTCCCAATCCCGAAACCCAACAAGGATATTTTGTCCCTGTGGATACAGATCCTTCTTTGATACAGTTTAATGGGTATGCACTTTCAACGTTCTATGAAAATTTGGGGCAAGTTCCCTACAAATCACTAACCGTGGTGATCGATGCCTGTTTCAGTGGCTCTTCTGATGGAGGAATGTTATTAAAGAGTATATCTCCAGTATTTATCAAAACAGAAAATAAAGTATTAAAAGATGATAATGCTGTAATTTTTAGTTCTGCTGCTTCAGAACAAGTATCGAGTTGGTATGATGAAAACTACCATTCCATGTTTACCTATTTCTTCCTTAAAGGACTCCAAGGAGCAGCAGATAAGAATAAAGATAAAAAGATTACGGTAGAAGAAATGAAAAACTATCTATCGAGTGAAGTTTCGTATATGGCGAGAAGGCTACACAACAGAACACAAACACCTGAAACTATAGGAAATCTCAATAAAACTCTATATTCAAATTGA
- the ppk1 gene encoding polyphosphate kinase 1, producing MVAHDKIQALINSSNYISRDLSWLQFNYRVLAQAQMPSRTVFERLKFLAITASNFDEFFMIRVGSLYNYIDFGKRRLDYSGLREDQFKEKLYADIQEFTQAQFELVQKELEPQFEDNGFKIAKVKDLKSSEKQQVGEYFKKMVFPMLTPMVYDTYHAFPVLNNLLTILGVVTVNKKEETGNRRKISFVQIPKNLPKFYQIEREDYWVFVPIEDIIEEHVSQLFRNVEIESVDIFRITRNGDFTLDESDDVDTDFLNELKAKLRTRKTGRVVRMEMSANPNPLLRETLMEKFDIAEDNIFLSPVFLDFTRLWQIVSHKAFAYLQPPSPNYAIPVALQSIKKGDSDNIFNRLKKQDILLHHPYNSPDHMLELLEAAADDPKVMAIKMTIYRLAKDSRVTKALLRAVENGKQVSALFEVKARFDEENNLNEAKKLQEAGCFVIYGVSAVKTHTKLMLVVRNESEKVRRYVHLGSGNYNESTAKLYTDIGLVTTNDAYGEDVSEFFNAITGHSQPKRYNKLLTAPRQMRKGFIDLIEKEAKNAKDGLPAGIVIKVNSLQDDKMMDALYLASQVGVKIHLIIRGICCIRPGREGLSENITVRSIVGDYLEHTRLFYFHNNGDPVVYGGSADAMTRSFDRRIESQFEIVDHLCRQEAINILEYNLKDNVNSFIMNEDGTYSKITRKDGEKAFDIFKEFYLVTQKSVNKAKLF from the coding sequence ATGGTCGCCCACGACAAGATCCAAGCTTTAATAAATAGTAGTAATTATATCTCAAGAGACCTATCATGGTTACAATTCAACTACAGAGTTTTGGCGCAAGCTCAGATGCCTTCTAGAACTGTATTTGAACGTCTAAAATTTTTAGCAATTACGGCTTCAAATTTTGATGAATTCTTTATGATTAGAGTTGGATCACTATATAATTATATTGATTTTGGAAAACGTCGTTTGGACTATTCTGGGTTAAGAGAAGATCAATTTAAAGAAAAACTTTACGCAGATATCCAAGAGTTTACTCAAGCACAATTTGAGTTAGTACAAAAAGAATTAGAGCCACAGTTTGAAGACAATGGTTTTAAGATCGCTAAAGTAAAAGACCTTAAGAGTTCGGAAAAGCAACAAGTGGGTGAGTATTTCAAAAAAATGGTATTCCCGATGTTGACACCAATGGTATATGACACATACCATGCTTTTCCTGTGTTGAATAATTTGCTGACTATTCTTGGGGTTGTTACTGTAAATAAAAAAGAAGAAACAGGAAATAGACGTAAAATATCTTTTGTTCAGATACCTAAGAATTTACCAAAGTTCTATCAAATTGAACGAGAAGATTATTGGGTTTTTGTTCCGATTGAAGATATTATTGAAGAGCATGTTTCTCAGCTTTTCAGAAACGTTGAGATTGAGTCTGTAGATATTTTCCGTATCACAAGAAACGGTGATTTTACATTAGACGAAAGTGATGATGTAGATACTGATTTCCTAAATGAGTTAAAAGCTAAACTTAGAACAAGGAAAACAGGTAGAGTGGTAAGAATGGAGATGTCTGCCAATCCAAACCCATTATTAAGAGAAACATTAATGGAGAAGTTTGATATTGCTGAGGATAACATTTTCCTTTCTCCAGTATTCTTAGACTTTACAAGATTGTGGCAAATTGTATCACATAAAGCTTTTGCTTATTTACAGCCACCATCTCCAAACTATGCTATACCTGTAGCATTGCAATCAATTAAAAAAGGAGATTCAGACAATATTTTCAACCGTCTGAAAAAACAAGATATACTTCTTCATCATCCATACAATAGTCCTGACCATATGTTAGAACTATTGGAAGCAGCCGCTGATGACCCTAAAGTAATGGCCATTAAAATGACGATCTATCGTTTGGCGAAAGACTCTAGAGTAACAAAAGCATTATTGAGAGCCGTTGAAAATGGTAAACAAGTTTCTGCTTTATTTGAGGTGAAAGCTCGTTTTGATGAAGAGAATAACCTGAATGAAGCCAAGAAATTGCAAGAGGCAGGGTGTTTTGTGATTTATGGTGTATCAGCTGTAAAGACGCATACCAAGTTGATGCTTGTAGTAAGAAATGAGTCTGAAAAGGTAAGAAGATATGTACATTTAGGTTCTGGTAACTATAATGAATCTACAGCAAAACTGTATACCGATATTGGATTAGTGACTACGAATGATGCTTATGGTGAGGATGTATCGGAGTTTTTCAATGCCATTACAGGACACTCTCAGCCGAAACGATATAATAAGTTACTTACAGCTCCTCGACAAATGAGAAAGGGCTTTATTGACTTAATAGAAAAAGAAGCGAAAAATGCTAAAGATGGTTTGCCTGCAGGTATTGTGATTAAGGTAAACTCTCTACAGGATGATAAGATGATGGATGCTCTTTACTTGGCTTCTCAGGTAGGGGTGAAAATTCACCTTATCATTCGAGGAATTTGCTGTATTCGCCCTGGAAGAGAAGGTCTAAGTGAGAATATTACGGTGCGTTCGATAGTTGGAGACTACCTAGAGCATACAAGATTGTTCTATTTCCATAATAATGGAGATCCTGTGGTATATGGTGGTTCTGCTGATGCGATGACAAGATCTTTCGATAGAAGAATCGAATCGCAATTCGAAATTGTGGATCACTTATGTCGTCAAGAAGCAATTAATATCTTGGAGTATAACTTAAAGGATAATGTAAATAGCTTTATCATGAATGAAGACGGTACTTATTCTAAGATTACTCGAAAAGATGGTGAAAAAGCATTTGATATATTTAAAGAATTTTATCTAGTGACTCAGAAGTCTGTCAATAAGGCTAAGCTTTTCTAG
- a CDS encoding regulatory protein RecX — MEFTFKQILPKIAAYCSYQDRCKQEITNRLLKWEYPEEDIEEVLAWLKDNKFWDESRYAASFVRGKFRGNKWGKRKISMALYQKGVEQNIGKEALNTEIKDEEYYEMALGIARKKVNQLMGKSDEKHIIKGKALQYLAGKGFESEVCFNAVEDVLYELEL, encoded by the coding sequence ATGGAATTCACTTTTAAACAGATATTACCAAAGATTGCAGCTTATTGTTCCTATCAAGATCGTTGTAAACAGGAGATTACCAACCGATTGTTGAAATGGGAATATCCAGAAGAGGATATAGAAGAGGTATTGGCTTGGTTAAAGGATAATAAATTTTGGGATGAGTCTCGCTATGCAGCTTCTTTTGTGAGAGGTAAATTTAGAGGGAACAAGTGGGGAAAAAGAAAAATTTCTATGGCTTTATACCAAAAGGGAGTTGAGCAAAATATTGGAAAAGAAGCCCTCAATACAGAAATAAAAGACGAAGAATATTATGAAATGGCATTAGGAATTGCCCGAAAAAAAGTGAATCAATTGATGGGGAAAAGTGATGAAAAACACATCATCAAAGGCAAAGCACTGCAATACTTGGCAGGAAAAGGCTTTGAATCAGAAGTATGCTTTAATGCCGTTGAAGATGTGTTGTATGAATTAGAGTTATAG
- a CDS encoding M13 family metallopeptidase encodes MKKLAIILCYLPFLLGCQSLTENSSSNYINRNDLDTLVAPQDNFYLYANGGWMHHEDIPKNRGSWGSYTELRVKNNLIIKGLLTDAYQNNTYKKGSNQYKAAEFFRIGMDLEKREKEKGAPIKPILDQVNEIKTFFDLQSAIIRLHKHQINPFFKPTIFQDLKQPQKQAVYLELSGISIHNTDFYALQDSNSINMRIDYVQHIKKMFMLLGEEEESALKHAKIAYTVEENIAEQYNLSVKTHKNDKYYNPYTIKGLTDICQTFIWEDYFKELGIDTDTVIVTNTTYFSSIDAIILKNGLEKVKQYLKWRLIHFSAPFLSSEFVDEDFRYFGMKRDGLLAKPEEWQRVLDATNKAMGFAVGEIYIEKNFSEEKKQKANDMIKKLLDTAKDRLSKIEWMDPTTLSYARKKLDALSVKVGYPNKFPSYESFEITSSYLRNVANGNKWLFERKIKKLKDKNVAKKWIITPQTVNAYYHTLHNEFVITAGILQPPFFYPEADDAINYGAIGAVIAHEITHGFDDIGRQYNDKGEIQNWWTRKDYDTFKQRTNRLIAQYDRYEPLPGRFVNGNLTLNENIADISGMALSYATFSDIQKSKGEHDNTIDGFTPEQRFFLSWAKIWRSKTRVQVLRTKLLTETHSPGEFRVNGPLSNFTPFYNAFDVEEGDGMWRNKKDRVSIW; translated from the coding sequence ATGAAAAAGCTTGCTATTATCTTATGTTACCTTCCCTTTTTATTAGGGTGTCAATCATTAACTGAAAATTCATCATCAAATTATATCAACAGGAACGACTTGGATACCTTAGTTGCTCCTCAGGATAATTTCTACCTCTATGCCAATGGTGGGTGGATGCACCATGAAGATATACCAAAAAACCGAGGGAGTTGGGGAAGTTATACCGAATTAAGGGTTAAAAACAACCTCATTATCAAAGGTCTTCTGACTGATGCTTATCAAAACAATACTTACAAAAAGGGCTCGAACCAATACAAAGCTGCTGAGTTTTTCCGTATAGGAATGGATTTAGAAAAACGGGAAAAAGAAAAAGGGGCTCCAATAAAGCCAATACTTGATCAGGTTAATGAAATTAAAACCTTTTTTGATCTACAAAGTGCAATCATAAGATTACATAAACATCAAATTAACCCCTTCTTTAAACCCACCATATTTCAAGATCTAAAGCAGCCTCAAAAGCAAGCCGTTTATTTAGAACTTTCTGGTATCAGCATACACAATACAGATTTTTATGCCTTGCAGGATTCAAATTCTATTAATATGAGAATTGATTATGTACAGCATATTAAAAAGATGTTTATGCTTTTAGGTGAAGAAGAAGAATCTGCTTTAAAACATGCTAAAATAGCCTATACCGTAGAGGAAAATATTGCAGAACAATACAACCTTTCCGTTAAAACTCATAAAAATGACAAGTATTACAACCCCTATACCATCAAAGGTTTAACGGACATTTGCCAAACTTTTATCTGGGAAGATTACTTCAAAGAATTAGGAATTGATACAGATACCGTTATTGTGACGAATACGACTTACTTTTCAAGTATAGATGCTATTATTCTTAAAAATGGATTAGAAAAAGTAAAGCAATATTTAAAATGGCGACTAATTCACTTTTCTGCTCCATTCCTATCTAGCGAATTTGTTGATGAAGACTTCAGGTACTTTGGTATGAAGAGAGATGGTCTTTTGGCGAAGCCAGAAGAATGGCAAAGAGTATTAGATGCTACCAATAAAGCCATGGGTTTTGCTGTGGGTGAGATTTATATCGAAAAAAATTTCTCTGAAGAGAAAAAGCAGAAAGCTAATGATATGATCAAAAAGCTATTGGATACAGCAAAAGATCGTTTAAGTAAAATTGAATGGATGGACCCAACTACGTTATCCTACGCTAGAAAAAAACTAGATGCGTTGAGTGTTAAAGTTGGCTACCCCAACAAGTTCCCTTCGTATGAAAGTTTTGAGATCACATCATCGTATTTAAGAAATGTCGCAAATGGCAACAAATGGTTATTTGAGCGAAAGATAAAGAAGTTAAAAGATAAGAATGTCGCGAAAAAATGGATTATCACTCCTCAAACGGTAAATGCTTACTATCATACTTTACATAATGAGTTTGTGATTACTGCAGGGATTTTACAGCCTCCATTTTTCTATCCAGAGGCAGATGATGCTATTAACTATGGAGCGATCGGTGCAGTTATCGCTCATGAAATTACCCATGGATTTGATGATATCGGTAGGCAATACAATGACAAAGGTGAAATTCAGAATTGGTGGACAAGAAAAGATTACGATACTTTTAAACAAAGAACAAATCGTCTGATCGCACAATATGATCGCTATGAACCTTTACCAGGTAGATTTGTCAACGGAAATTTAACTTTAAACGAAAACATTGCTGATATCAGTGGTATGGCATTGTCATACGCTACTTTTAGTGATATTCAAAAAAGTAAAGGGGAACATGATAATACAATAGATGGATTTACCCCTGAACAACGTTTCTTTCTCTCTTGGGCTAAGATCTGGAGATCTAAAACAAGAGTGCAAGTTTTAAGAACTAAACTCTTAACAGAAACACATTCACCTGGAGAATTTAGAGTTAACGGTCCTCTTTCAAATTTCACTCCTTTTTACAATGCATTTGATGTAGAAGAAGGTGATGGTATGTGGAGAAATAAAAAAGACCGTGTTTCTATTTGGTAA
- a CDS encoding prephenate dehydrogenase/arogenate dehydrogenase family protein, whose amino-acid sequence MELIKQKIGVVGGSQGLGSWIVKYFRSKGADARFSSRKENSEFDSNLQLADWADIVVLAVPISAMANVMEEVFPALDDKYLIDVCSVKKFVIEKYLQLRQVYTEVLPKYCSIHPMFSHRIKSFDGNVVLFNHNDGAEDLEDALKKCFLEDGGVVKDVQYIKHDKLMGLVQGLNHFNVFVSAKTMARFDEDFEDIKSVASPPYRIFIVFYTRYVLQNPLLYADIQMRNEYVYEVVRIFRDEMNRLFDIIQTRDRDQFMEYIMEMQGFFGQNEGDIELSSHLMQKLSQKLEEK is encoded by the coding sequence GTGGAACTCATCAAGCAAAAAATTGGAGTAGTCGGTGGTAGCCAAGGTTTAGGTAGCTGGATTGTAAAATATTTTCGTTCAAAAGGTGCGGATGCAAGGTTTTCTTCTAGGAAGGAAAACAGTGAGTTCGACTCTAACTTACAACTAGCTGATTGGGCTGATATTGTGGTGCTTGCAGTGCCTATTTCGGCGATGGCTAACGTGATGGAAGAAGTTTTTCCAGCGCTTGATGATAAGTATCTTATCGATGTTTGTTCGGTAAAAAAGTTTGTGATAGAAAAATATCTACAATTACGACAAGTTTACACAGAAGTTTTACCAAAATACTGTTCTATCCATCCAATGTTTAGTCATCGCATTAAAAGTTTTGATGGGAATGTGGTATTATTTAATCACAATGATGGAGCAGAAGATCTAGAAGATGCACTGAAAAAGTGCTTTTTAGAAGACGGTGGAGTTGTTAAAGATGTTCAATATATCAAGCATGACAAGCTGATGGGCCTTGTTCAGGGACTAAATCACTTCAATGTCTTTGTTTCTGCGAAGACAATGGCGAGATTTGATGAAGATTTTGAAGATATTAAGAGCGTTGCATCACCTCCATATCGTATCTTTATCGTGTTTTATACAAGGTATGTTCTTCAGAACCCATTATTATATGCTGATATCCAGATGAGGAATGAATATGTATACGAAGTAGTTAGGATTTTCAGAGATGAAATGAACAGACTTTTCGATATTATTCAAACTCGTGATAGGGATCAATTTATGGAATACATAATGGAGATGCAGGGTTTCTTCGGACAAAATGAAGGTGATATTGAATTGTCATCACATTTGATGCAGAAATTAAGTCAGAAATTGGAAGAGAAATAG
- a CDS encoding tetratricopeptide repeat protein, producing MEQYSQAIELIKKGELQEAISHLNKVIAQDDKNVGAFYHRSVARYKMKAFDGAIADINKAIDLQPLNADLFAHRGIILHMQKHSKRALLDFDKAQQLEPDNPYRYSSRAFIKAHIKDVEGAIADYEKAIELDPEDAIAHNNLGIIHEQQGYKDKAQESYDKSNALVGYEGLNPERSDVSDLLDEWKKEKQEQEEHQRKLIQEREALQKIQQENNTENGYWGIVKSVFTNKAVFKEFIDFIKNGFKLPSQNDKS from the coding sequence ATGGAACAATATAGTCAGGCGATCGAACTCATCAAGAAAGGAGAGTTACAAGAAGCGATTTCTCATTTGAACAAAGTAATTGCACAGGATGATAAAAATGTGGGCGCATTTTACCATCGTTCAGTTGCTAGATACAAAATGAAGGCATTTGATGGAGCAATTGCAGATATCAACAAAGCAATAGATTTACAGCCTTTGAATGCTGACTTATTTGCACATAGAGGTATCATTCTTCATATGCAAAAGCATTCAAAAAGAGCCTTATTAGATTTTGATAAAGCACAGCAATTAGAGCCAGATAATCCATATAGATATTCAAGTAGAGCATTTATAAAGGCTCACATTAAAGATGTGGAGGGAGCAATTGCTGACTATGAAAAGGCAATTGAATTAGATCCTGAAGATGCTATTGCTCATAATAACTTAGGAATTATCCATGAGCAGCAAGGATATAAAGACAAAGCACAAGAGTCTTATGATAAATCAAATGCTTTAGTAGGTTACGAGGGGTTAAACCCAGAACGTTCTGATGTCTCAGACCTTTTAGATGAATGGAAAAAAGAGAAACAAGAGCAGGAAGAACATCAACGTAAACTGATTCAGGAAAGAGAAGCACTGCAAAAAATACAACAGGAAAATAATACTGAAAATGGTTATTGGGGTATTGTAAAAAGTGTTTTTACGAACAAAGCAGTTTTTAAAGAGTTCATTGATTTTATCAAAAACGGATTTAAGTTGCCTTCACAAAACGATAAATCATAA